The Prosthecomicrobium sp. N25 nucleotide sequence TCTCCCGGAACGCCGCGAGCGCGATCGGCAGCCAGGCGAGCGGCGGAACGGTGCGGAGCACCTGGAAGATCGGGTCGAGGCCACGGAAGGCCAGGGTCGACGAGCCGATCAGCACCCCGAGGAGGATGCCCGCCACTGCCGAGATCGAGAAGCCGACGGCGACCCGCTTCAGGCTCTCGAAGATGTGCAGCGCCAGTCCCTTGTCGAGCCCGCCGCGGTCGAAGAACGGATCGATGATCAGCTCCCAGGTGTCGGCCACGACCTTGCTGGGCGGCGGGATGGCGGCGCCCTTGCCCGAGAAGGCGAGTTGCCAGATGCCGAGCAGGATCGCGAGCGTCACGACCGGCGGCACCACCACCTTGGCGGTGTCGAGCGCGGCCTTCCAGGCCGCCGCGCCGAGGCCGGCGAGGCTCGGCAGTTTCATCAGCAGGCCCGTGCGTTCGGCGGGCATCGGTTCGGCTTCCACGGCCATGACGGCATCCTTGGCGGAGGGGAGGACGGGGCCGCCCGGGACCGGCCCGGGCGCCGGGCCGGCGTCAGCCGACGAGCTTCTTGATCTTGAGGCCCTCGAGATAGGCCATCGGGTTGGCGGGGTCGAACGTGACCCCGTCGAAGAAGGTCTCCTTGCCCCGGGACGGCGAGGCCGGCACGTCGGCCGCCGCCACGCCGATCGCCTTGGCGGCCTCGCGCCAGAGATCCTCGCGGTTGACCTTGCCGAGCAGGGCCTTGGTGTCGAGGGTGGTGGGCAGGTAGCCCCAGCGCATGTCCTCGACGAGGAACCAGAGGTCGTGGCTGACGAACGGGTAGGAGGCCGCGTCGCGCCAGTACTTCTGCATCAGGTCCTTGTTCTCGAAGGAGCGCACGCCGAGGTCGAACTTGCCCTTGGAGCGGTCGAGGATGTCCTCGACCGGCACCTTGAACCACTCGCGCTTGGCGAGGATGGCGCACATCTCGTCCTTGTTCTCGTCCCTGTCGCACCACTGGGCGGCTTCCAGGACGGCGGCGAGCAACGCGCCGGTCGCCTTCAGGTACTTCTCGACGAACTCGGTCCGCAGGGCGAAGGACTTCTCCGGGTGGTTCTTCCAGAGCTCGCCCGTGGTGATCGCGCAATAGCCGACGTCCTGGTTGACGGTCTGCAGCGGCCAGGGCTCGCCGACGCAGTAGGCCTCCATGTTGCCGACCTTGGCGTTGGCCACCATCTGGGGCGGCGGCACCACGATGGTCTGGCAGTCCTTGTCCGGGTCGACGCCGCCGGCCGCGAGCCAGTAGCGCATCCAGCAATCATGCGTGCCGCCCGGGAACGTGACCGCGACCTTGACCTCCTTGCCGCCCGCCTTGAGCTGGGCGAAGCGCTCCTTCAGGGGCGCGGTGTCAAGGCCGATCTTCAGGTCCTTGTGCGCCTTGGCGAGCATGATGCCCTGGCCCTGCGTGTTCAGGCGGCTCAGGATCGACATCGGCACGCCGCCCGGCGTCTTGGTGATCTTGCCGGTCGTCATCAGGTAGGGCATGGGCGTCAGGATATGCGCGCCGTCGATGCCGCCCCCGGCCGAACCGAGTTCCAGGTTGTCGCGCGTCGTGCCCCACGACGCCTGCTTCTGCACGTCGACCTCGGGCATGCCGTGCTTGGCGAAGAAGCCCTTCTCCCTGGCGACGATCAGCGGCGCCGCGTCGGTCAGCGCGATGTAGCCGAGGATCGCCTTCTTGACCTCCGGTCCGGCACCCTGGGCGAACACGCCGCGCGGCAGGACGGAGAGCAGGCCCGTGCCCGCCGCGCCGGCCAGGATCTGGCGGCGGCTGGGGCCGGAGAGGGGCATGTCGGACTGGCTCATGAATCTGCCCTTTCAGGTTCAGGCAAAAAAAAGACGTCCAGGGGCGGATCTCGGAATCCGATCGGCCCATGGACGTCATTGTCGGGTCAGGAACGGCCGCCATTGGCCGTCTGGGAGGATCGCGCCAACGCCGGCGCCATCGTTCACGAGCCTCGATGCAAGGCGCTTGCCAAGCTCGGGAAGAAAATAAAAGTCATGCTATGTCATAGGCCTAGCCGAATCGACGGGTCACCCCTCGAGGGGCGTCCTGCCGTTCCGCTGCGCAGATCGAGGGAAGAGCGGCTCAAGAACGCCGAATTCTTGTGCACTCGATGCCGATGCTTCGAAAAAGGGCAGGCATGAAGGATCGCCAGCGCTCTTCAATCGGTTCATCTGCGTCAATCTGTCGGCCGAACCCCGTCCTGACGGCCCGAAACGTGCCTCGGTTGCAGGCAGTGCCCATTGCGAGTGCGCCGTGCCTCCGGTCGCTGCGTGAAATCACGGCAAGGATCCGGCGCAGAACGGCCTCCGGCGCCATCCGGCCCCCATCGATGCTTGAAACCTAACGGCTTTCCAAGATCGCGCCCGCTTGGCACGCCGTTTGCTGCCCCTCCGCCAAGAGCCATCGCCGGCTCGACCATTGGCAGTGATCATTGCCTTGATACAGCGACGCCGCTGATCGGACGCTCTCGCCCCCCGAGAGCCTCCTGATCGGCGGCGTTTTTCGTTGTGTCCGGGCGACGAACCGGAGATCCGCGTGAGGATGGAGCGTCTCGTCGTCGTGGGCAACGGCATGGCCGGGGTCCGTTTCCTGGAGGCCCTGGCGGCCGAGCGCGGCGCCGGCCCGGCCGGGTCGGTCGTGGCGATCGGCGCGGAGCCGGTGCCGGGCTACAACCGTGTCCTGCTCTCCGCCGCCCTCGCGGGCGATACGGCCCGTGCCGACCTCGCCCTGAAGCCCGAGGCCTGGTACCGCGGGCAGGGCTTCGACCTGCGCCTCGGCGACCCCGTCGCGACGATCGACCCCGCCGCCGGCTCCGTGTCGCTCCGGTCGGGCGAGATCCTGCCCTTCGACCGGCTGGTGCTCGCCACCGGCTCCGCCCCGATCCGCCTGCCCCTGCCGGGGGCGGACCGGGAGGGCGTCGTCACCTTCCGCGACCTTGCCGATCTCGACCGCCTGGACGCCGCCTGCGCGGCCGGTGCCCCCGCGGTCGTCATCGGCGGCGGCCTCCTCGGCATCGAGGCGGCCTATGGCCTCGCCCGCCGGGGCCTGCCGGTGACCCTCGTCCATCTCGTCGACCGCCTGATGGAGCGCCAGCTCGACGCCCGGGCGGCCGACCTCGTCCGCCGCGCCCTCGAGCGCCTCGGCGTCCGGGTCCTGCTCGGCGCCGAGTCCGCGGCCGTGGAGGGTGGGGCGGCGGTCGAGGCCCTGCGGCTCGCCGACGGCCGCGCGCTGCCCTGCGGGCTCCTGGTCATGGCCGTCGGCATCCGCCCCGAAACCACGCTCGCCCGGACCGCCGGCCTGCAGGTCGGCCGCGGCATCCTGGTCGACGACGGGCTCGAGACCTCGGTGCCCGGCATCCACGCCATCGGCGAGTGCGCCGAGCACCGGGGCTCGGTCTACGGTCTCGTCGAGCCCGCCTACGCCCAGGCGCAAGTCCTCGCCGCCCGCCTCGCCGGCCGGCCGGCGGCCTATGCGGGCAGCCTGCTCGCCACCAACCTGAAGGTCTCCGGCCTGCCGGTCTTCTCGGCGGGCGACTTCGTGGGAGAGGCCGGGACGGACACGATCCACTTCGAGGACCGCCCCCTCGGCCACTACCGCAAGCTCGTCTTGCGCGGCGACCAGCTCGTCGGCGCCGTTCTGGTCGGCGACACCGCCGACGGCCCCTGGTACCAGGACCTGATCCGCGAGGGTCGGTCCGTCGCTCCCCTGCGCCGGGACCTCGTCTTCGGCCGCCCCTTCTGCGAGGCCGCCTGATGACCGCCGACTTCTCCGAGGACCAGAAGCGCTGGCTGGAGGGCTTCGTCTCCGGCGCGAGCGCCGCCCGCGCCGCCCGCGGCCTGCCCCCGCTCGCCGGGGCCGCCGGCCCGGCCGCCCCCTCCGGCCCCGACGCCCCGCACCTCGCCGCCCAGGCCCGCTTCGAGGCCGAGGGCCGCAAGCTCTCCCCCCAGGAGATCGCCAAGCGCGACGAGCACCCGCTCGATGCCTGGCCCCGCCTCGCCGCGGAGGCCCGGTCGGGCCGCTTCCCGA carries:
- a CDS encoding CmpA/NrtA family ABC transporter substrate-binding protein; its protein translation is MSQSDMPLSGPSRRQILAGAAGTGLLSVLPRGVFAQGAGPEVKKAILGYIALTDAAPLIVAREKGFFAKHGMPEVDVQKQASWGTTRDNLELGSAGGGIDGAHILTPMPYLMTTGKITKTPGGVPMSILSRLNTQGQGIMLAKAHKDLKIGLDTAPLKERFAQLKAGGKEVKVAVTFPGGTHDCWMRYWLAAGGVDPDKDCQTIVVPPPQMVANAKVGNMEAYCVGEPWPLQTVNQDVGYCAITTGELWKNHPEKSFALRTEFVEKYLKATGALLAAVLEAAQWCDRDENKDEMCAILAKREWFKVPVEDILDRSKGKFDLGVRSFENKDLMQKYWRDAASYPFVSHDLWFLVEDMRWGYLPTTLDTKALLGKVNREDLWREAAKAIGVAAADVPASPSRGKETFFDGVTFDPANPMAYLEGLKIKKLVG
- a CDS encoding NAD(P)/FAD-dependent oxidoreductase; the encoded protein is MERLVVVGNGMAGVRFLEALAAERGAGPAGSVVAIGAEPVPGYNRVLLSAALAGDTARADLALKPEAWYRGQGFDLRLGDPVATIDPAAGSVSLRSGEILPFDRLVLATGSAPIRLPLPGADREGVVTFRDLADLDRLDAACAAGAPAVVIGGGLLGIEAAYGLARRGLPVTLVHLVDRLMERQLDARAADLVRRALERLGVRVLLGAESAAVEGGAAVEALRLADGRALPCGLLVMAVGIRPETTLARTAGLQVGRGILVDDGLETSVPGIHAIGECAEHRGSVYGLVEPAYAQAQVLAARLAGRPAAYAGSLLATNLKVSGLPVFSAGDFVGEAGTDTIHFEDRPLGHYRKLVLRGDQLVGAVLVGDTADGPWYQDLIREGRSVAPLRRDLVFGRPFCEAA
- the ntrB gene encoding nitrate ABC transporter permease — its product is MKLPSLAGLGAAAWKAALDTAKVVVPPVVTLAILLGIWQLAFSGKGAAIPPPSKVVADTWELIIDPFFDRGGLDKGLALHIFESLKRVAVGFSISAVAGILLGVLIGSSTLAFRGLDPIFQVLRTVPPLAWLPIALAAFRESQPAAIFVIAITAVWPIMMNTAVGIRNIPQDYRNVARVLQLNPLEFFLKITLPSTVPYIFTGLKIGIGLSWLAIVAAEMLVGGVGIGFFLWDSWNSSLISEIILALVYIGVVGLLLDRAITLLGRAIGGPGTF